One Synergistales bacterium DNA segment encodes these proteins:
- the murC gene encoding UDP-N-acetylmuramate--L-alanine ligase, whose translation MARLVDNSIFENTHRVHLMGIGGAGMSGLAVLLDEIGCEVSGCDVLSTPYQEKVRQRGIPVAIGHDVGHLEQFSPELLVYSSAIAASNEELRAARDRRIPIASRAEVLSWLFNNRKGIGIAGTHGKTTTSSMIALILEMADYEPTAAIGGELCDIGGNAKLGSGEHMVAELDESDGSFTLFESSIAVVTNIDWDHVDQYPDMASMHRAFSEFLGKAKRDCSYVMCAEDLGAADMMTRLPSHQLVTYGWGRGWHWGATDLQHVPGGGIVFSVFQRGKPMGTLRLGISGEHNALNALAACAVAQMVGVPFETCRKALRLFRGAKRRLQLVGSVGGVTIYDDYGHHPREIRATIDAVRNIFPDRRLLTIFQPHRYTRTVAMYRDFAKVLSLSHKTYLLPIFAADEKAREGVTSGMIVDEMTNRGEHSQLLRDKDDAVQAIRRALLPGDLVLTLGAGDINMVGERLFDVLRREEVSNALVVSA comes from the coding sequence ATGGCCCGCTTGGTCGATAATTCCATATTTGAGAATACGCACCGTGTTCACCTGATGGGTATCGGAGGAGCTGGCATGAGCGGCCTAGCGGTCCTTCTCGATGAAATAGGGTGTGAGGTGTCGGGATGTGATGTGCTCAGCACTCCCTACCAGGAGAAGGTGAGGCAACGGGGAATCCCGGTGGCGATTGGTCACGATGTCGGTCATTTGGAACAATTTTCCCCGGAGTTGCTCGTATACAGCAGTGCCATTGCCGCTTCGAATGAGGAGCTTCGGGCGGCCCGGGACCGCCGTATACCCATAGCCAGCCGGGCGGAGGTCCTGAGCTGGCTCTTCAATAACAGAAAGGGTATCGGTATCGCCGGAACACACGGGAAGACCACCACATCTTCCATGATAGCGCTGATTCTGGAGATGGCCGACTACGAGCCCACGGCTGCTATCGGTGGCGAGCTGTGCGATATCGGAGGCAATGCGAAGCTTGGTTCCGGTGAACATATGGTGGCTGAACTGGACGAAAGTGATGGTTCCTTCACGTTGTTCGAGTCCTCCATCGCGGTGGTGACCAATATCGACTGGGACCATGTCGACCAGTATCCCGACATGGCGAGTATGCACAGGGCCTTTTCCGAATTTCTGGGCAAAGCAAAACGTGACTGCTCCTACGTGATGTGCGCCGAGGATCTCGGTGCGGCGGATATGATGACGAGACTGCCTTCCCACCAGCTGGTCACCTATGGGTGGGGCAGGGGATGGCATTGGGGCGCCACGGATCTCCAGCATGTCCCCGGCGGCGGGATTGTCTTCTCGGTCTTTCAGAGGGGGAAACCGATGGGGACCCTGCGTCTGGGTATATCCGGGGAGCACAACGCGCTCAATGCTCTGGCGGCCTGTGCGGTGGCACAGATGGTGGGTGTTCCCTTTGAGACCTGCCGGAAGGCCCTGCGCCTTTTCCGTGGAGCGAAGCGGCGCCTCCAGCTGGTCGGCTCTGTCGGGGGTGTCACTATCTATGACGACTATGGACACCACCCACGGGAAATCCGCGCCACCATCGACGCTGTCAGGAACATATTTCCCGATCGGAGGCTGCTCACGATCTTTCAGCCTCATCGGTATACGAGGACCGTCGCAATGTACCGTGATTTCGCCAAGGTGCTGTCACTCTCACACAAAACGTATCTGCTTCCCATTTTTGCAGCGGACGAGAAGGCGCGAGAGGGTGTCACGTCGGGTATGATTGTGGACGAGATGACCAACAGGGGTGAGCATAGCCAACTCCTCCGGGACAAGGACGATGCCGTCCAGGCGATCCGCCGTGCCCTGCTCCCGGGTGACCTTGTTTTGACGCTTGGAGCGGGAGATATCAACATGGTTGGTGAACGCCTCTTTGACGTCCTCCGTCGGGAGGAAGTGTCCAATGCCCTGGTTGTCAGCGCTTGA
- the murB gene encoding UDP-N-acetylmuramate dehydrogenase: MPWLSALEEELTCQCRRHVPLHHHTTWGTGGPVEAFVSPALIEDIVALYRLRNRYGFPIWALGGGSNVLVPDRGLPGVLLHTANLQQQWVEERGACVTLIAESGVPLHRLLARCSAEGWTGLEFMAGIPGSLGGAVFCNSGTKMQSICQRLRWVDVIESDEAVRRYSNEEFAWSYRHCSLRGFVYRVALELEPSVPATVRRRIRECLKDRSRQPQGRKTAGCVFKNPDGMSAGRLLEECGCKGLRIGGARVSPSHCNFIENIENAASKDILELIGICQRRLRAEKHIDVGLEVQLLGECGDGCPA, from the coding sequence ATGCCCTGGTTGTCAGCGCTTGAGGAAGAACTGACATGCCAGTGCAGGCGGCATGTTCCCCTGCATCACCATACGACCTGGGGGACAGGAGGACCGGTGGAGGCCTTTGTCTCCCCCGCGTTGATAGAGGATATCGTTGCGCTGTACCGTCTTCGCAATCGGTATGGGTTCCCCATATGGGCCCTGGGGGGCGGAAGTAATGTGCTTGTGCCGGACAGGGGGCTGCCCGGCGTGCTCCTGCACACGGCGAATCTGCAGCAACAGTGGGTGGAAGAGAGAGGCGCGTGCGTAACACTTATCGCAGAAAGCGGTGTGCCCCTTCATCGACTCCTGGCTCGATGCAGCGCCGAAGGATGGACCGGGTTGGAATTCATGGCGGGAATCCCGGGCTCACTGGGAGGCGCGGTCTTTTGCAATTCCGGAACGAAGATGCAGAGCATCTGCCAACGACTACGATGGGTAGACGTGATTGAGAGCGACGAAGCAGTCCGTCGCTATTCCAACGAAGAGTTTGCCTGGAGCTACCGACACTGCTCCCTCAGGGGGTTTGTCTACAGGGTTGCCCTCGAGCTTGAACCGTCTGTCCCGGCTACGGTGCGCAGGAGGATCCGGGAGTGCCTGAAGGATCGGTCCCGGCAACCCCAGGGCAGGAAAACGGCAGGCTGTGTGTTTAAAAATCCTGATGGAATGAGTGCGGGAAGGTTGCTCGAGGAGTGTGGATGCAAGGGATTGCGGATCGGCGGAGCCAGGGTCTCGCCGTCACACTGCAATTTTATCGAAAATATAGAGAATGCCGCCTCGAAGGATATCCTGGAACTCATCGGCATATGCCAACGGCGGCTTCGTGCGGAGAAGCATATTGATGTAGGCCTGGAGGTTCAACTGCTCGGGGAATGTGGTGATGGGTGTCCGGCGTAG